The proteins below are encoded in one region of Silene latifolia isolate original U9 population chromosome 2, ASM4854445v1, whole genome shotgun sequence:
- the LOC141643035 gene encoding auxin transporter-like protein 2, translating into MGETKQIEVAAIVNQTDDEAVIGGGNGDERENVGLEREDEKFSFKNFLWHGGSVYDAWFSCASNQVAQVLLTLPYSFSQMGMLSGIILQVFYGLMGSWTAYLISVLYVEYRSRKEKEGVNFKNHVIQWFEVLDGLLGPTWKALGLAFNCTFLLFGSVIQLIACASNIYYINDHLDKRTWTYIFGACCATTVFVPSFHNYRLWSFLGLGMTTYTAWYLTIAALVHGQDPGVIHSGPKKLVLYFTGATNILYTFGGHAVTVEIMHAMWKPQKFKYIYLIATLYVFTLTLPSSSAMYWAYGDKLLTHSNAFSLLPKSAFRDVAVILMLIHQFITFGFACTPLYFVWEKVVGVHDTKSLCLRAVARLPVVIPIWFLAIIFPFFGPINSAVGALLVTFTVYVIPTLAHMLTYKSAQARQNAVEKPPRFFPSWTAMYVVNAFIVVWVLVVGFGFGGWASVTNFIKQVDTFGLFAKCYQCNPPAAASVPHH; encoded by the exons ATGGGAGAGACGAAGCAAATAGAGGTAGCAGCAATAGTGAATCAAACAGATGATGAAGCAGTAATTGGTGGTGGAAATGGTGATGAAAGAGAGAATGTGGGTTTGGAAAGGGAGGATGAAAAGTTTAGCTTCAAGAATTTCTTATGGCATGGTGGCTCTGTTTATGATGCTTGGTTCAGTTGTGCTTCCAATCAG GTGGCACAAGTGTTGTTGACACTACCATATTCATTTTCACAAATGGGAATGCTATCAGGAATCATACTTCAAGTGTTTTATGGACTGATGGGAAGTTGGACGGCTTATCTTATTAGTGTGCTTTATGTTGAATATCGTAGTCGAAAAGAGAAGGAAGGTGTTAACTTCAAAAATCATGTTATTCAG TGGTTTGAAGTATTAGATGGTCTGTTGGGGCCCACCTGGAAGGCCTTAGGATTGGCTTTCAATTGTACCTTCTTGCTGTTTGGATCAGTGATACAACTCATAGCTTGTGCAAG TAACATATACTACATAAATGATCATTTAGACAAGAGGACATGGACGTACATTTTCGGAGCTTGTTGCGCCACAACTGTGTTTGTACCGTCCTTCCATAACTACAGACTTTGGTCTTTCCTTGGGCTCGGAATGACCACTTATACtgcttggtacttgaccattGCTGCTCTTGTTCATGGCCAG GACCCAGGTGTTATCCACTCTGGTCCAAAAAAGTTGGTACTCTACTTCACAGGAGCTACCAATATACTCTACACTTTTGGTGGGCATGCTGTGACTGT GGAAATTATGCATGCAATGTGGAAGCCACAGAAATTCAAGTACATTTACCTAATTGCAACACTTTATGTTTTCACCCTTACACTCCCATCCTCTTCTGCTATGTACTGGGCTTATGGTGATAAACTCCTTACCCATTCCAATGCCTTTTCTCTCCTTCCTAAATCCGCTTTCCGAGATGTTGCTGTCATCTTGATGCTTATTCACCAG TTCATAACATTTGGATTTGCTTGCACTCCATTGTACTTTGTGTGGGAAAAAGTGGTGGGGGTACATGACACAAAGAGCTTGTGTTTAAGGGCAGTGGCCAGGCTACCTGTGGTTATACCCATCTGGTTCTTAGCAATTATATTTCCCTTCTTTGGTCCCATTAACTCTGCTGTTGGTGCCTTATTGGTCACCTTCACTGTTTATGTCATACCCACACTGGCCCACATGCTCACCTACAAATCGGCCCAGGCCCGTCAG AATGCAGTTGAGAAACCACCACGATTCTTCCCAAGCTGGACTGCAATGTATGTCGTGAATGCATTCATAGTCGTATGGGTGCTTGTTGTCGGGTTTGGATTCGGAGGGTGGGCGAGTGTGACGAACTTTATCAAGCAAGTCGATACATTCGGTCTCTTTGCCAAGTGTTATCAGTGTAATCCTCCTGCAGCAGCTTCGGTACCACATCACTGA
- the LOC141643036 gene encoding uncharacterized protein LOC141643036 isoform X1 has protein sequence MRQSSTFCFTSSELNSSSLPSFSPGVANNAVARHRIVPRRFKKKSGSVVAEKANEDDNSMKAPDEKPETLKTKFTTPSAVTGEIPCHFEGSSYSSKLSSPNCFTFTSGEPITKEMQEKSEPKLPSRDSTQILPVFMAGEPITKVIQEKSEAKLPSRASTQIVIVSRILKGMPQNPHFLPLKSYSTVAKEKLINAWDNIFEETVDNLLSLQVNGFSADAKRLWETMEELEKMGYHVIPLRRRLVDLTDVIIRRRNRRTEIMRLKDEAEQHRMEKSRLEFEIAKLRAKVEAANASVEDIMGKVTKMEDEMPHFNDVFTKLAIKLF, from the exons ATGAGGCAATCAAGCACATTCTGTTTCACCTCTTCCGAGTTGAACTCCTCCTCGTTACCATCATTCTCACCTG GGGTCGCCAACAATGCCGTTGCCCGTCATCGGATTGTACCTCGCCGTTTCAAGAAAAAATCTG GTTCTGTTGTTGCAGAAAAAGCAAATGAGGATGACAACTCCATGAAAGCTCCAGATGAGAAACCTGAAACTCTTAAAACTAAGTTCACAACTCCATCAGCAGTAACTGGGGAGATCCCATGTCATTTCGAGGGATCCAGTTATTCTTCTAAACTTTCTTCACCAAACTGTTTTACTTTTACCTCAG GGGAACCAATCACGAAAGAAATGCAAGAGAAATCAGAACCAAAATTGCCTTCAAGGGATTCAACACAGATTTTGCCTGTGTTTATGGCAGGGGAACCAATCACGAAAGTAATCCAAGAGAAATCAGAAGCAAAATTGCCTTCAAGGGCTTCAACACAGATTGTTATAGTGTCCAGAATTCTGAAGGGCATGCCCCAAAACCCACATTTCTTACCCCTTAAGTCCTACTCCACTGTCGCAAAAGAAAAATTGATCAACGCATGGGACAACATATTTGAAGAAACCGTCGATAATTTGCTAAGTTTGCAAGTAAATGGATTCTCAGCCGATGCCAAAAGACTATGGGAGACAATGGAGGAACTAGAAAAGATGGGTTATCATGTTATACCGCTAAGAAGACGATTAGTTGATCTGACCGATGTTATAATTAGGCGAAGAAACCGTAGGACTGAGATAATGAGATTGAAAGATGAAGCTGAGCAACATAGGATGGAAAAGAGCAGGTTGGAGTTTGAGATTGCGAAGCTGAGAGCTAAAGTTGAGGCTGCGAATGCAAGTGTTGAGGATATAATGGGTAAAGTTACAAAGATGGAAGATGAGATGCCGCACTTCAATGATGTCTTCACTAAGCTAGCTATCAAGTTGTTCTAG
- the LOC141643036 gene encoding uncharacterized protein LOC141643036 isoform X2: MRQSSTFCFTSSELNSSSLPSFSPGVANNAVARHRIVPRRFKKKSEKANEDDNSMKAPDEKPETLKTKFTTPSAVTGEIPCHFEGSSYSSKLSSPNCFTFTSGEPITKEMQEKSEPKLPSRDSTQILPVFMAGEPITKVIQEKSEAKLPSRASTQIVIVSRILKGMPQNPHFLPLKSYSTVAKEKLINAWDNIFEETVDNLLSLQVNGFSADAKRLWETMEELEKMGYHVIPLRRRLVDLTDVIIRRRNRRTEIMRLKDEAEQHRMEKSRLEFEIAKLRAKVEAANASVEDIMGKVTKMEDEMPHFNDVFTKLAIKLF; this comes from the exons ATGAGGCAATCAAGCACATTCTGTTTCACCTCTTCCGAGTTGAACTCCTCCTCGTTACCATCATTCTCACCTG GGGTCGCCAACAATGCCGTTGCCCGTCATCGGATTGTACCTCGCCGTTTCAAGAAAAAATCTG AAAAAGCAAATGAGGATGACAACTCCATGAAAGCTCCAGATGAGAAACCTGAAACTCTTAAAACTAAGTTCACAACTCCATCAGCAGTAACTGGGGAGATCCCATGTCATTTCGAGGGATCCAGTTATTCTTCTAAACTTTCTTCACCAAACTGTTTTACTTTTACCTCAG GGGAACCAATCACGAAAGAAATGCAAGAGAAATCAGAACCAAAATTGCCTTCAAGGGATTCAACACAGATTTTGCCTGTGTTTATGGCAGGGGAACCAATCACGAAAGTAATCCAAGAGAAATCAGAAGCAAAATTGCCTTCAAGGGCTTCAACACAGATTGTTATAGTGTCCAGAATTCTGAAGGGCATGCCCCAAAACCCACATTTCTTACCCCTTAAGTCCTACTCCACTGTCGCAAAAGAAAAATTGATCAACGCATGGGACAACATATTTGAAGAAACCGTCGATAATTTGCTAAGTTTGCAAGTAAATGGATTCTCAGCCGATGCCAAAAGACTATGGGAGACAATGGAGGAACTAGAAAAGATGGGTTATCATGTTATACCGCTAAGAAGACGATTAGTTGATCTGACCGATGTTATAATTAGGCGAAGAAACCGTAGGACTGAGATAATGAGATTGAAAGATGAAGCTGAGCAACATAGGATGGAAAAGAGCAGGTTGGAGTTTGAGATTGCGAAGCTGAGAGCTAAAGTTGAGGCTGCGAATGCAAGTGTTGAGGATATAATGGGTAAAGTTACAAAGATGGAAGATGAGATGCCGCACTTCAATGATGTCTTCACTAAGCTAGCTATCAAGTTGTTCTAG